In a single window of the Antedon mediterranea chromosome 1, ecAntMedi1.1, whole genome shotgun sequence genome:
- the LOC140049804 gene encoding uncharacterized protein: protein MSSIKVDEQKSLSQTKCIAENVFEAEHSLPTEKPHVYSQAENFCLKTKIFEAIEELKMRREMHAEAEEKVQQLLQANLNLQKMVDAEKKLNLIQVDTHNLQLTDLKKIFNDELLSIKEDKEKHVQLAGTAEKEVLKLRDEIRAMLLNKYSLEKRVQELERAINYQDTARTDHNSQLVDLEHKCKQINVQRSALEDMFEQFQKNVKSACEFNRKLEYISNHRQCQVNELQSKLEQQHDDLMEARAKLEARPSPGTELSHLKTQEDIFHKELQAKDKLCDQLLKHVEEIRMDRTKTLSSLSEAHSLIDHYVKEKEVNDVVEVKYQHLLNDHEVLKDSWEEKNKLCQSLQQLFEEKETHWLKKKEELTDTLSTYQKKCDDLTKSSDKLEELKEYYCRMYEDSQLNSHTLQESITKSNTCSNVMLSTTSQTTQTHEFEASVDVFDDFHQNKDAENAEQIKNVQSESDSGIKQVNMKSLSDIPCLIDRIQNKNPNLASYYNSTIDDNSESSVKVMVSAKAEDIVDLGSCKMKENVRPTTKPVDFCQNEQNIETLTLDKTISKENDKNKDQHSQPAISITEPFETDEVASLSEMSPEFEVSKDIGNYMTKLTLNDPSTNDVSLLLKPYKPKTLQTIIKPIDVPNIISNRTSHRSVPDSASTTGLLQPEPYMQFQANPVVGIPNAGKINQTSVLDSANTIRLPETHRLKTLQTSPVTYTSESGQKSDLNSASTILTETCTLGGLQKSPVIPRVVGSSHRSVSDLDKEIRCHVTETSLSGSPKLPTKSNIPSGDEKVRRQMVISQCRPTDTTFKRKLFSNHSIKSKIQALDKIQTVQTSECELKTDLVFSCKIARSDLEHISQQWEEEKQSQKQCNQRTPFDDKDGNNYTPTNQSYEEEKESQTHLSTAVNQGIALQEEISKHSQGKDSQKITQNQHQQTCQIVDLKRINTFPVDFPIEEKKVKLQPIVVADESNLRMISTQQVSVCSQQQLFSDDDDEELNNDIANKIQHIISSPTTE, encoded by the exons aGAATGTCTTTGAAGCTGAACATTCACTTCCAACAGAAAAGCCTCATGTTTACAGTCAAGCTGAAAACTTTTGTTTGAAAACAAAGATCTTTGAGGCTATCGAAGAATTGAAGATGAGACGG gaaatGCACGCTGAAGCTGAAGAAAAGGTTCAACAACTTCTTCAAGCAAATCTAAACCTTCAAAAGATGGTG gaTGCCGAGAAGAAGTTAAACTTGATTCAGGTTGATACTCATAACCTACAGCTGACTGACCTAAAAAAGATTTTCAATGATGAACTCTTGTCTATAAAGGAAGACAAG gaaAAACATGTGCAGTTGGCTGGAACAGCTGAAAAGGAAGTTCTGAAACTAAGAGATGAGATCCGTGCAATGCTG ttAAACAAGTATTCACTGGAAAAGCGTGTACAAGAACTGGAGAGGGCGATCAACTATCAAGACACTGCCCGTACTGATCACAACAGTCAATTAGTAGATCTCGAACACAAgtgtaaacaaattaatgtgCAAAGATCAGCCTTAGAAGACATGTTTGAGCAATTCCAAAAGAATG TTAAAAGTGCGTGTGAGTTTAACAGAAAACTTGAATACATCAGTAATCATCGGCAGTGTCAGGTCAATGAGTTGCAGTCAAAGCTTGAACAGCAGCATGATGACTTGATGGAGGCTAGAGCTAAGCTTGAAGCTAGGCCTAGTCCAGGTACAGAGCTGAGCCATTTGAAAACCCAAGAGGACATATTTCACAAGGAACTACAGGCA AAAGATAAATTATGCGATCAACTCTTGAAACATGTTGAAGAAATCCGAATGGACCGCACG aAAACTTTGTCTTCGCTATCTGAGGCTCATTCCTTGATCGATCACTATGTCAAAGAAAAAGAGGTAAATGATGTAGTAGAGGTGAAATACCAACATCTTCTGAATGACCACGAGGTTCTCAAAGACAGCTGGGAAGAAAAGAATAAACTGTGCCAATCTCTTCAGCAATTATTCGAAGAAAAGGAAACACATTGGTTAAAGAAG AAAGAAGAACTTACAGACACTCTATCAACTTATCAGAAAAAGTGTGATGATTTAACAAAATCGTCCGATAAACTTGAAGAGCTTAAAGAGTATTATTGCAGGATGTACGAAGATTCCCAATTAAACTCTCACACACTTCAG GAATCTATTACTAAAAGTAATACTTGTTCAAATGTTATGCTATCAACTACATCACAGACAACTCAAACACATGAGTTTGAGGCATCTGTTGATGTTTTTGATGACTTTCATCAAAATAAGGATGCAGAAAATGcagaacaaattaaaaatgttcaaaGTGAGTCTGACAGTGGAATTAAACAAGTGAATATGAAGAGCCTAAGTGATATTCCTTGCCTGATCGAcagaattcaaaataaaaatccaAATCTTGCATCTTACTACAATTCTACAATTGATGACAACAGTGAGTCGAGTGTCAAAGTTATGGTATCAGCCAAAGCTGAAGATATTGTCGATCTTGGTagttgtaaaatgaaagaaaatgttAGGCCTACAACTAAACCTGTTGACTTTTGTCAAAACGAGCAAAATATTGAAACTTTAACACTTGATAAAACTATCTCTAAGgaaaatgataaaaacaaaGATCAACACTCTCAACCAGCTATTTCCATAACAGAACCCTTTGAGACAGATGAAGTGGCCAGTTTATCAGAAATGTCCCCAGAATTTGAAGTCTCTAAAGATATTGGTAACTATATGACTAAGTTAACTCTCAATGATCCATCAACTAATGATGTAAGCCTACTGCTAAAACCGTACAAACCTAAAACATtacaaacaataattaaacCCATTGACGTACCAAATATTATCAGTAACCGTACTAGCCATAGAAGTGTTCCAGATTCTGCTAGTACTACAGGCCTACTACAACCAGAGCCCTACATGCAATTTCAAGCAAATCCTGTAGTAGGCATACCAAATGCCGGTAAAATCAATCAGACAAGTGTTCTGGATTCAGCTAATACAATACGACTGCCAGAGACGCACAGGCTTAAAACATTGCAAACAAGTCCCGTGACATATACTAGTGAAAGCGGTCAGAAAAGTGATCTAAATTCTGCTAGCACAATATTAACAGAGACGTGCACGCTTGGAGGATTGCAGAAAAGTCCCGTGATACCACGTGTGGTTGGAAGTAGCCATAGAAGTGTTTCTGATCTTGATAAAGAAATACGATGTCATGTGACTGAAACATCATTATCTGGTTCTCCCAAGCTACCAACTAAAAGCAATATACCTAGTGGTGATGAGAAGGTTCGAAGACAAATGGTCATTAGTCAGTGTAGACCTACCGATACAACCTTCAAAAGGAAACTATTTTCCAATCATTCGATAAAGAGTAAAATACAGGCGCTAGACAAAATTCAGACGGTGCAGACTTCTGAATGTGAACTTAAGACAGATTTGGTTTTCAGCTGTAAGATTGCTAGAAGTGATCTTGAACATATTAGTCAGCAATGGGAAGAAGAAAAGCAATCCCAGAAACAATGTAATCAGCGAACACCGTTTGATGACAAAGATGGAAACAATTACACTCCAACAAACCAGTCGTATGAAGAAGAAAAGGAGTCACAGACGCACTTGTCCACCGCGGTAAACCAAGGAATTGCTTTACAAGAAGAGATATCTAAACATAGTCAGGGAAAAGATTCGCAGAAAATAACTCAGAATCAGCATCAACAGACTTGTCAAATAGTTGATCTTAAGCGAATCAACACTTTTCCAGTAGATTTTCCAATAGAAGAGAAGAAAGTAAAACTACAACCGATTGTTGTTGCAGATGAAAGCAACTTAAGAATGATCTCGACACAACag GTGTCTGTTTGCTCTCAACAACAATTGTTTTCagacgatgatgatgaggagTTGAACAATGACATCGCAAATAAAATTCAACACATCATATCATCACCAACAACTGAATAA